The Streptomyces cyaneogriseus subsp. noncyanogenus region ATCGCCCGCGTGCTGAACCTCGGCTTCCCCGGCGGCCCGGTCATCGACCGGTACGCGCGCGAGGGCGACCCGGAGGCGATCGCGTTCCCGCGCGGGCTGACCGGGCCGCGCGACCCGGCGTACGACTTCTCCTTCTCCGGTCTGAAGACGGCCGTGGCGCGCTGGATCGAGGCCAAGCGGGCGGCGGGAGAGGAGGTGCCGGTGCGGGACGTGGCGGCCTCCTTCCAGGAGGCGGTCGTCGACGTGCTCACCCGCAAGGCCGTGCGCGCCTGCAAGGACGAGGGCGTCGACCACCTGATGATCGGCGGCGGGGTCGCCGCCAACTCCCGGCTGCGGGCGCTGGCCCAGGAGCGGTGCGAGGCGGCCGGGATCCGGCTGCGGGTGCCCCGGCCCAAGCTGTGCACGGACAACGGCGCGATGGTCGCGGCGCTCGGCGCGGAGATGGTCGCCCGGGGCCGGGCCGCCTCCGACTGGGACCTGTCGGCGGACTCGTCGCTGCCCGTCACGGACCCGCACGTCCCGGGCCGCGCGCACGGGCACGACCATGTGCACGAGGTGAGCAAGGAGAACCTGTACTCATGACGGTGGCCCTGATGTGGGAGGCGCGGGCCGTGGCCGGGCGGGGCGGGGAACTGCTGGCCTGGGCCCGGGCGCGGGAGCTGCCGCGCGTCCCGCTGCGCCGGGAGACCTTCCGCGCCCCGCAGGACAGGGTCCTGGTCATCACCTGGTGGGACGCCCCCTACGACGCCGACCTGCCCGAACTCCCCGAGCCGGACCCGGAGCTGGTCACGCGGGCGGTGCACCGGTGGCGGTTCGAGGCGGTGGACGGGGACTGACCGGGGGACGGGGGAGCGCCCCCGGAGCGGGGGCGCGGGACATCCCCGTCACCGGGGGCCGGCCGGCGCGACCCGCCCGCCGTGAGGGCCCCGGGACGGGCCGGACGGCGTGTCCGTCGCTCCGCCCCGGCGAATGTTGCGGCCCGTCGACCGAATGTTCCGGAGCGCCCGGATGCCCCGATGGCTTCATCCGCGAGGGCCGCGGGGATACGATCGCCGCCATGACATCCCCGCAGCCCGCTGAAACCCGGACGCAAGGGCGATCCACGCAGTCCGCGACACTCGCCGAGATCGCCCGGGCGGCCGGTGTGTCGGCACCGACTGTTTCGAAGGTCCTCAATGGACGCGCCGACGTCGCCCCGGCCACCCGGAGCCGGGTGGAGGAGCTGCTGCGCGCCCACGGCTACCGCCGCCGACGGGCCGAGGCGACCCGCTCGCCCCTCATCGACCTGGTCTTCCACGAACTGGAGAGCGCCTGGGCGATGGAGGTCATCCGGGGCGTGGAGAACGTGGCACGGGACGCGGGTCTGAGCGTCGTCCTCTCCGAGAGCGCCGGACGGCTGACCCCCGGGCGGAGCTGGGCCGATCAGGTCGCCGCCCGCCGCCCGCACGGCGTGGTGCTGGTGCTGTCCGGCCTCGACGAGTCCCAGCGCGCCCTGCTGACCAGCCGTTCCATCCCGTTCGTGGTGATGGACCCGGCCGGTGACCCGGGCACCGACGTGCCGTCCATCGGCGCCACCAACTGGCAGGGCGGGCTGGCGGCCACCCGCCATCTGGTCGAACTCGGGCACCGCAGGATCGGCGCGATCAGCGGCCCGTCGCGGATGATGTGCAGCCGCGCCCGCGTCGACGGCTACCGGGCCGCCCTGGAGACGGCCGGGCTGCCGGTGGACCCCGAGCTGATCACCGCCGGCGACTTCCACCACGAGGCCGGCTACCGCCAGGGCCTCGCCCTGCTGCGCCGCCCCGACCGCCCCACCGCCGTCTTCGCCGGCAACGACCTCCAGGCGCTCGGGCTGTACGAGGCCGCGCGCGAGCTGGGACTGCGCATCCCGGAGGACCTCAGCGTGGTCGGTTTCGACGACCTGCCGGTGGCGCGCTGGGTGGGGCCGCCGCTGACGACCGTACGGCAGCCGCTGACCGAGATGGCCGAGGCCGCCGCCCGCCTGGTCCTCGACCTCGGCCGCGCCGACGGCTCCGCGGCGGCGACCCGGGTGGAGCTGGCGACCAGCCTCGTGGTGCGCAGCAGCACGGCGCCCCCCGCGTCGGCCCGGGCGGAGACCTCGGGGGAGGGCTGAAAAAAATCTGAGAATTCCCTAGAAAGTCCGTCCCGGACGTCCGCCCGTCATAAATCGGACGTACGTTCCTCCCTGTAGGCGACACGGGGGAAACGCGGGCGGTGCGCGCGGCGCGCCGGGGACGGGGGCGGGCCCATGGGCGGGCGGTCGAGGGTCGTGCGGATCGCCGGTCTCGCCCTGGCGGGCGCGCTGCTGCTGGGCGCCGCCGCGGCGGGGTGGGCGTACCGGCACCTGAGCGGCAACATCACCAGCGTCGACATCGACCACGCCCTCGGCGACGACCGCCCGGCCCGGCCCGGGGCGGCGCCGTCCGCCGCGGCCCCGCTGCCCAGCGGGCCGTTGAACATCCTCGTCCTCGGCTCGGACTCGCGCGGCGGCGCCGAGAACCAGGAGCTGGGCGGCGGCGACAGCGAGGGCGCACGCTCGGACACCGCCATGATCGTCCATCTCGACGCGGGCCGTACCGGCGCGACCGTCGTGAGCATCCCGCGCGACACGCTCGTCACGCGCCCCTCGTGCCCGCTGCCGACGGGCGGTGCGACGCGCGAGGCGCGGAACGCGATGTTCAACAGCGCGTACGCCGTGGGCGGTCCGGTCTGCGCGGTCAAGACGGCCGAGGCGCTCACGAACGTCCGCATGGACCACTACCTGGAGATCGACTTCTCGGGCTTCGCCCGGCTGGTGGACGCGCTCGGCGGGGTCACCGTCACGACCGACGAGGACATCGACGACGACAAGAGCCGTCTGCGCCTTCCGGCGGGCACCCACCACCTCAACGGCACCCAGGCGCTGGGCCTGGCCCGCACCCGGTACGGCCTGGCCCAGGGCAGCGACCTGGCCCGCATAGAGCTCCAGCACAAGCTGGTCAGGGCGCTGCTGGAGCGGATCTCCTCGGCCGGTCTGCTCACCGACCCGGCAAGGCTCTACCGGATCGCCGACGCGGTCACCGGCAGCATCACCACCGACACCGGCCTGGACTCCCTCGGCGAACTGGTCGGCCTCGGCCAGAGCCTGCGGGGCCTGTCCCCGTCCGGCGTGCGGACGGTGACGATGCCGGTGGCGCCGGCGCCCTGGGACGCCAACCGGGTGGTGGCGAGGCAACCGGAGGCCGAGCGGCTCTGGGCCGCGCTGCGCTGACCGCGCCCGCCCTGGCCGCGCCCGCCCGGACGTCCACGGCGTGCCGCGCCCGCCCGGCGTCCAGAGCGTGCCGGACGGGCCCGGGCGCCCTCAGGAGGTACCGGACAGGCCCGGGCGCACCGGATGCCCGATGAGCATCGCCGGGGCCCCCGCCACCCGGGTCAGGAACACCGTCGCCGCGTTCGGCCCCTGCGGCTTGACCTTGCGCCGCAGCTCCTCCGGCTCGACCGCGGATCCCCGCTTCTTCACGGTCAGTGTCCCGACCCCCCGCTCCCGCAGCAGCGCCTTCAGCTTCTTGACGTTGAAGGGGAGGTGGTCGGTGATCTCGTACGCGGCGGCGTACGGCGTGGGCAGCAGGCCGTCGGCCGTGACATAGGCGATGGTCGCGTCGAGCAGCCCGCCGCCGACCTGATCGGCGACCTCGGCGACCAGATGGGCGCGGACGACCGCCCCGTCGGGCTCGTACAGGTACCGCCCGACGGGCCGCACCGCCGGGTCGGGCAGGCGCCGGGAGAGCAGCGTGCGCGGCCCCGGCAGCAGGGTGGCCCGCACGGCCGCGGGCTCGGTGCCGAACCAGAGCACCGCCTCCTTCACGTCCCCGCCGTCGGAGATCCACTCGGCCTCCGCGCCGGCGGGCACGGCCTCGTGGGGGATGCCGGGCGCGACCTTCAGCGCGGCGGCCAGCGGCGCCCTGCGGGCCGCCTCCACGGCCCAGGACAGGGGCGGCGAGTACGCCTCCGGATCGAAGATGCGGCCCCGTCCCCCGCGTCGCGCCGGATCGACGAAGACGGCGTCGTACCCGGCCGTGTCCACCTCCGTGACGTCCGCCTCGCGGACCTCGACGAGCCCGGCGAGGCCGAGCGCGTCGGCGTTGGCGCGCGCCACCGCCGCCGTCAGCGGGTCCCGGTCCACGGCCAGCACCCGGATCCCGGCCCGGGCCAGCGCGATCGCGTCACCGCCGATCCCGCAGCACAGGTCGGCCACCGAGGTCACCCCCAGCGCCTTCATCCGCTCCGCCCGGTACGCCGCCACCGTCGTCCGCGTCGACTGCTCGACCCCGTTGGGCGTGAAGAACATCCGCCCGGCGTCCTGGGCCCCGAACTTCGCCACCGCCCGCTGGCGCAGCCGCGCCTGTCCGAGCGCCGCCGACACCAGCGCGGCGGGGTGGTCGCGCCGCAACCGGGTGGCGACCGCCAGCTCGTGGGCGGGGTCGGTGCCGCGCACCTCGTCGAGGAGGGCGCGGCCCTCGGGGGTGAGCAGGGACAGGAGGGCGTCGAGGTCGTTCACCGGCTCATTGTCGGCCAGTCGGTGGATGGTGTGCCGCCGGCCGCGGTGTCGGGCCGGGTTCCGGGGCCGCGGCTGCGAGGATCCGGCACCATGCGAGCAGTCGTACAAAATGACAAAGCCGGGGTGCTGTCGAAGGTGTCGCCGGGGACGCGGATCCGCGGCGGCCTCGCCGTGCTCGCCGTCGCCTCCCTGGCCGCGGGCTGTGCGCACGACGCCTCCGAGGTGGGGCCCGCCGCCGGCCAGCCGCTCCAGGCGCCCCCGGCCCGCGCGCTCGACTCCTACGCCTCCAAGCTGAGCGCGGCGCACGCCGCCCGGGCCGCCGCCGCCCGGCGCTGGGGCCTGAAGCGGGTGCCCCTGACGGCCCCGCCGCCGCCCGCGCGCAAGCCGGTGATCACCACCCGCCCCGGCTTCGAGGTCGACGACCACGAGGAGCAGGGGCTGCCGCCGGTCTTCACCACCGTCCCCACCGAGGAGAAGATCGTCTTCCTCACCATCGACGACGGCGCCGAGAAGGACCCGGCGTTCCTGCGGATGATGAGCGAGTTGCAGGTGCCGTACACCGCCTTCCTCAGCGACTACCTGGTCAAGGAGGACTACGGCTACTTCAAGAAGATGCAGGACCGGGGCGTCACCCTCAACAACCACACCCTGCACCACCCGTACCTGCCCGCCCTGTCCTACAGCAGCCAGGAGCGCGAGATCTGCGGCATGCAGCGGGTGATCCAGGAGCGGTACGGCGAGCGCCCCACCGTCTTCCGCCCGCCGTACGGCAACTACGACGCAAACACCCTGCGCGCCGCCCGGAACTGCGGCATCGACCACGTGCCCCTGTGGAGCGAGGAGGTCTTCGTCGACCACTGGGAGTACCGCGAGTGGGACCGCTCGCTGCACCCCGGCGACATCGTCCTCAGCCACTTCCGCGGCCGGGCCGACTGGGGCGGCACGATGCGCGACATGGCGCGCCGGTTCCTGGACAAGGTCACCGCCGAGGGATACGCGGTGGCCCGGCTGGAGGACTACCTGTGAGGCGGCGGCGGGCCCGGCTGGCCGGGGCCGCCCTGACGGCCGTCCTGCTCACCGGCTGCGCGCACGTCACCGAACCCCACCCGCTCGCCCAGCGGCCCGGCGGCAAGGGGACGCGCGAGACCGGACGGGGCCGGCCGCTGCCGGCCGTCGTCGACCACGTCCGCACCCGGGACCCGGTCGTCTTCCTCACCTACGACGACGGCGCCGAACGCGACCGGCGGTTCCTGGAGCTGGTCCGCGCCCGGCGGCTGCCGGTCACCATGTTCCTCACCGACAGCGTCGCCGGTCCGGGCTACGGCCACTTCGCGCGGCTGCGCGCGGTCGGCGCGAGCCTGCAGAACCACACCCTGGACCATCCGTCCCTGCGCGGCCTGCCCTACGCCGGGCAGCGCGCCGAGATCTGCGGCCAGCAGCACAAGCTGAAGGCCCGGTTCGGCGTCCGCCCGCGCCTGTTCCGGCCGCCCTACGGCACGTACGACACCACGACCCTGCGCGCCGCCGCCGACTGCGGCCTCGCGGCGGTCGTCCTGTGGCGGGCGGCGGTCGACGACGACGGCGGCCTGACGTACACCCGCGGCGCCCGCCGGCTCCACCCCGGGGACATCGTCGCCGTGGACCCGGACCGCCCGACGGGCCGCCCGCTGAGCGAGCGCACCGAGCGGGTGCTGCGGGAGATCGAGCGGCGGGGGCTGCGGGTGGGGCGGCTGGAGGACTACCTCTGACCCCCCTCTCCGGCCTCCTGCACCCCTCGCACACACGAGCGAGCGCCCCGGCTCGCTCCCGACGCGCCGTCCGCAATTGGCACTCCGCTTGACCGAGTGCTAACGACGGTCATAGTCTCGGCTCTGGCACTCCCCCCCGGAGAGTGCCAACAACGCGACGGGCAGGTCCGGCACCCGCGACGACGGATCGACCTGGTCGCCACCTCAGACAGTCAACCCCGTGAGATCACCGAAGGGGGAGGTCGGATCGTGACGACCGCCAGCTCCAAGGTTGCCATCAAGCCGCTCGAGGACCGCATCGTGGTCCAGCCGCTGGACGCCGAGCAGACCACGGCCTCGGGCCTGGTCATTCCGGACACCGCCAAGGAGAAGCCCCAGGAGGGCGTCGTCCTGGCCGTGGGCCCGGGCCGCATCGAGGACGGCAAGCGCGTC contains the following coding sequences:
- the tsaD gene encoding tRNA (adenosine(37)-N6)-threonylcarbamoyltransferase complex transferase subunit TsaD, which encodes MADSRDEPLVLGIETSCDETGVGIVRGTTLLADAVASSVDEHARFGGVVPEVASRAHLEAMVPTIDRALKEAGVSARDLDGIAVTAGPGLAGALLVGVSAAKAYAYALGKPLYGVNHLASHICVDQLEHGALPEPTMALLVSGGHSSLLLSTDITSDVRPMGATIDDAAGEAFDKIARVLNLGFPGGPVIDRYAREGDPEAIAFPRGLTGPRDPAYDFSFSGLKTAVARWIEAKRAAGEEVPVRDVAASFQEAVVDVLTRKAVRACKDEGVDHLMIGGGVAANSRLRALAQERCEAAGIRLRVPRPKLCTDNGAMVAALGAEMVARGRAASDWDLSADSSLPVTDPHVPGRAHGHDHVHEVSKENLYS
- a CDS encoding LacI family DNA-binding transcriptional regulator, coding for MTSPQPAETRTQGRSTQSATLAEIARAAGVSAPTVSKVLNGRADVAPATRSRVEELLRAHGYRRRRAEATRSPLIDLVFHELESAWAMEVIRGVENVARDAGLSVVLSESAGRLTPGRSWADQVAARRPHGVVLVLSGLDESQRALLTSRSIPFVVMDPAGDPGTDVPSIGATNWQGGLAATRHLVELGHRRIGAISGPSRMMCSRARVDGYRAALETAGLPVDPELITAGDFHHEAGYRQGLALLRRPDRPTAVFAGNDLQALGLYEAARELGLRIPEDLSVVGFDDLPVARWVGPPLTTVRQPLTEMAEAAARLVLDLGRADGSAAATRVELATSLVVRSSTAPPASARAETSGEG
- a CDS encoding LCP family protein, with the protein product MGGRSRVVRIAGLALAGALLLGAAAAGWAYRHLSGNITSVDIDHALGDDRPARPGAAPSAAAPLPSGPLNILVLGSDSRGGAENQELGGGDSEGARSDTAMIVHLDAGRTGATVVSIPRDTLVTRPSCPLPTGGATREARNAMFNSAYAVGGPVCAVKTAEALTNVRMDHYLEIDFSGFARLVDALGGVTVTTDEDIDDDKSRLRLPAGTHHLNGTQALGLARTRYGLAQGSDLARIELQHKLVRALLERISSAGLLTDPARLYRIADAVTGSITTDTGLDSLGELVGLGQSLRGLSPSGVRTVTMPVAPAPWDANRVVARQPEAERLWAALR
- a CDS encoding THUMP-like domain-containing protein, yielding MNDLDALLSLLTPEGRALLDEVRGTDPAHELAVATRLRRDHPAALVSAALGQARLRQRAVAKFGAQDAGRMFFTPNGVEQSTRTTVAAYRAERMKALGVTSVADLCCGIGGDAIALARAGIRVLAVDRDPLTAAVARANADALGLAGLVEVREADVTEVDTAGYDAVFVDPARRGGRGRIFDPEAYSPPLSWAVEAARRAPLAAALKVAPGIPHEAVPAGAEAEWISDGGDVKEAVLWFGTEPAAVRATLLPGPRTLLSRRLPDPAVRPVGRYLYEPDGAVVRAHLVAEVADQVGGGLLDATIAYVTADGLLPTPYAAAYEITDHLPFNVKKLKALLRERGVGTLTVKKRGSAVEPEELRRKVKPQGPNAATVFLTRVAGAPAMLIGHPVRPGLSGTS
- a CDS encoding polysaccharide deacetylase family protein, with the translated sequence MRAVVQNDKAGVLSKVSPGTRIRGGLAVLAVASLAAGCAHDASEVGPAAGQPLQAPPARALDSYASKLSAAHAARAAAARRWGLKRVPLTAPPPPARKPVITTRPGFEVDDHEEQGLPPVFTTVPTEEKIVFLTIDDGAEKDPAFLRMMSELQVPYTAFLSDYLVKEDYGYFKKMQDRGVTLNNHTLHHPYLPALSYSSQEREICGMQRVIQERYGERPTVFRPPYGNYDANTLRAARNCGIDHVPLWSEEVFVDHWEYREWDRSLHPGDIVLSHFRGRADWGGTMRDMARRFLDKVTAEGYAVARLEDYL
- a CDS encoding polysaccharide deacetylase family protein, yielding MRRRRARLAGAALTAVLLTGCAHVTEPHPLAQRPGGKGTRETGRGRPLPAVVDHVRTRDPVVFLTYDDGAERDRRFLELVRARRLPVTMFLTDSVAGPGYGHFARLRAVGASLQNHTLDHPSLRGLPYAGQRAEICGQQHKLKARFGVRPRLFRPPYGTYDTTTLRAAADCGLAAVVLWRAAVDDDGGLTYTRGARRLHPGDIVAVDPDRPTGRPLSERTERVLREIERRGLRVGRLEDYL
- the groES gene encoding co-chaperone GroES encodes the protein MTTASSKVAIKPLEDRIVVQPLDAEQTTASGLVIPDTAKEKPQEGVVLAVGPGRIEDGKRVELDVKVGDVVLYSKYGGTEVKYNNEEYLVLSARDVLAIVEK